Proteins encoded within one genomic window of Fragaria vesca subsp. vesca linkage group LG1, FraVesHawaii_1.0, whole genome shotgun sequence:
- the LOC101292264 gene encoding uncharacterized protein LOC101292264 — translation MAVHHASIDMEFHDCTKCEKLCKKCIFKVPKVPRRQNSEAYTPDIVSIGPFHRRGKGSKGEKECEECKNCKKCKECKLCKKCKKGKEGNEEEFQLMERVKESYLNEVLKGMMMSTEMLTAKVIELSDRKNEGTIGFEQRARGFYAEPPLDISSEEFIKMMIVDGCFLIQLFRKCNDPTLRDIEDPDITLKRAKSK, via the exons ATGGCGGTGCATCACGCTTCTATTGATATGGAATTCCATGACTGCACGAAATGCGAGAAATTATGCAAGAAATGCATCTTCAAAGTCCCTAAGGTGCCGCGGAGACAAAACTCGGAAGCATATACACCTGACATAGTCTCAATTGGACCTTTTCATCGTCGAGGGAAGGGAAGCAAGGGAGAAAAAGAATGCGAGGAATGCAAGAATTGCAAGAAGTGCAAGGAATGCAAGTTATGTAAAAAATGCAAGAAAGGCAAGGAAGGCAATGAAGAAGAATTTCAACTCATGGAACGAGTGAAAGAGAGTTATTTGAATGAAGTGCTCAAGGGCATGATGATGTCAACAGAAATGTTGACGGCAAAGGTTATTGAGCTTTCAGATCGAAAGAATGAAGGCACGATTGGGTTTGAGCAACGTGCCCGCGGCTTCTATGCCGAGCCACCACTTGATATTTCCTCCGAAGAATTCATCAAGATGATGATAGTTGACGGTTGCTTCCTCATTCAGCTATTTCGGAAGTGTAATGATCCAACACTAAGGGATATTGAAGATCCG GATATCACATTGAAGAGAGCAAAATCAAAGTGA